A portion of the Esox lucius isolate fEsoLuc1 chromosome 20, fEsoLuc1.pri, whole genome shotgun sequence genome contains these proteins:
- the LOC105018878 gene encoding chromatin target of PRMT1 protein isoform X2, translating to MYRQTDAMTSPTSVKIVLIGTSTASLNERFTTILKNKQQEPVDVQVNLQQEASSVANRRLARQMENRASVRAALQLKSLQLHQGKGDVLDRLGRPMGSLIRGVTRSRGFAVWGVRRMNRGGFGALGNVQRGFFRGRGEHLSQRGRGWFRGQGMGRPEKIPSKEELDHQLDDYMSMSKARLDADLDSYMAMAGSDYIE from the exons ATGTATCGGCAAACTGACGCAATGACTTCCCCAACATCAGTGAAAATTGTGCTGATAGGCACCTCAACGGCGTCCCTCAACGAACG CTTTACAACCATTTTGAAGAATAAGCAGCAGGAGCCAGTGGATGTGCAAGTCAACTTACAGCAGGAAGCAAGCAGTGTTGCGAACAGAAGACTGGCCCGGCAGATGGAGAACAGGGCCTCTGTGCGGGCTGCCCTGCAGCTCAAG AGCCTGCAGCTGCATCAGGGGAAGGGTGACGTCCTGGACAGGCTGGGTCGGCCCATGGGAAGCCTGATACGGGGGGTCACTAGAAGCCGGGGGTTTGCTGTATGGGGAGTGCgaaggatgaacagaggagGATTCGGGGCGCTAGGAAACGTCCAACGGGGCTTCTTCAGAG GCAGAGGAGAGCATCTCAGCCAGAGGGGCCGGGGATGGTTTCGGGGCCAAGGAATGGGCAGACCTGAGAAAATCCCATCCAAAGAGGAGCTCGACCACCAGCTGGACGACTACATGTCCATGAGCAAGGCCCGCCTAGATGCTGATCTGGACTCCTACATGGCCATGGCAGGCTCTGACTACATTGAGTAG
- the LOC105018878 gene encoding chromatin target of PRMT1 protein isoform X1 has translation MYRQTDAMTSPTSVKIVLIGTSTASLNERFTTILKNKQQEPVDVQVNLQQEASSVANRRLARQMENRASVRAALQLKSLQLHQGKGDVLDRLGRPMGSLIRGVTRSRGFAVWGVRRMNRGGFGALGNVQRGFFRGVKQTKLKFLQGMQGSQLNRSGALVSRGSKCRLRGRGRGEHLSQRGRGWFRGQGMGRPEKIPSKEELDHQLDDYMSMSKARLDADLDSYMAMAGSDYIE, from the exons ATGTATCGGCAAACTGACGCAATGACTTCCCCAACATCAGTGAAAATTGTGCTGATAGGCACCTCAACGGCGTCCCTCAACGAACG CTTTACAACCATTTTGAAGAATAAGCAGCAGGAGCCAGTGGATGTGCAAGTCAACTTACAGCAGGAAGCAAGCAGTGTTGCGAACAGAAGACTGGCCCGGCAGATGGAGAACAGGGCCTCTGTGCGGGCTGCCCTGCAGCTCAAG AGCCTGCAGCTGCATCAGGGGAAGGGTGACGTCCTGGACAGGCTGGGTCGGCCCATGGGAAGCCTGATACGGGGGGTCACTAGAAGCCGGGGGTTTGCTGTATGGGGAGTGCgaaggatgaacagaggagGATTCGGGGCGCTAGGAAACGTCCAACGGGGCTTCTTCAGAG GTGTAAAACAGACCAAGCTGAAGTTTCTTCAAGGCATGCAAGGTAGCCAGCTAAACCGTTCTGGAGCCCTGGTGAGCCGTGGCTCTAAGTGTAGACTGAGAGGAAGAG GCAGAGGAGAGCATCTCAGCCAGAGGGGCCGGGGATGGTTTCGGGGCCAAGGAATGGGCAGACCTGAGAAAATCCCATCCAAAGAGGAGCTCGACCACCAGCTGGACGACTACATGTCCATGAGCAAGGCCCGCCTAGATGCTGATCTGGACTCCTACATGGCCATGGCAGGCTCTGACTACATTGAGTAG